A genomic window from Silene latifolia isolate original U9 population chromosome 11, ASM4854445v1, whole genome shotgun sequence includes:
- the LOC141613043 gene encoding fructan 6-exohydrolase-like, whose product MCSIPRTIVLDKSEKQLVLWPIKEVETVRENRVDVDLSFKETEFKKAEELDATWTNPQIRCSRKGANVEGGLGLYGFLTLASDDLEEYTAAFFKIFKVTDKYVVLMCSDQSRSKPRRHLGNSSHRIPLKYQKLCMWSSLVMRRYNCPRLESSYGNWLTTKREGRLLFVLRNGRNNFSIGRMEDGSLHGDRLKHRESA is encoded by the exons ATGTGCT CTATTCCAAGAACAATTGTGCTTGACAAATCGGAAAAGCAATTAGTACTATGGCCAATCAAGGAAGTGGAAACAGTACGAGAAAATCGA GTAGATGTGGATTTGTCATTCAAGGAAACCGAGTTCAAGAAGGCAGAGGAGTTGGACGCAACATGGACTAACCCACAAATTCGGTGCAGCAGGAAAGGAGCAAATGTCGAAGGTGGCCTTGGACTATATGGATTCCTAACTCTTGCCTCAGATGACTTAGAAGAGTATACGGCTGCGTTcttcaaaattttcaaggtcaCAGACAAATATGTCGTGTTGATGTGCAGTGATCAAAGCAG ATCAAAGCCAAGAAGGCATCTTGGAAACTCGAGTCACCGTATCCCCTTAAAGTATCAAAAGCTTTGCATGTGGTCCAGTTTAGTGATGAGGAGATACAATTGCCCCCG CTTGGAGTCAAGCTATGGAAACTGGCTTACTACGAAGAGGGAAGGCAGGCTGCTCTTTGTACTGAGAAATGGCAG GAATAATTTTAGCATTGGAAGAATGGAGGATGGAAGTTTACACGGAGACCGTTTAAAACATAGAGAATCAGCATGA